In a single window of the Candidatus Neomarinimicrobiota bacterium genome:
- a CDS encoding ABC transporter permease subunit — translation MTQYILRRLLLMIPTFLGITILVFTILQLVPGGPLEQELLKAQASLMAGGEGGAGGSTSQSGSIELPEESVARLKAFYGLDRPGPIRYLVWLGVWPKEINQYHVKFAGDNTDESHRLSSKNYLQVKLENGIPTVQAREGKTEKWKAEVTLTDENSGEITVKIYQTAFQGILTGNLGTSYNYAEPVWQLIKDRLHVSAYFGLISFFLSYMVCIPLGISKALKHGSKYDAITSVIVFVGYSTPGFILGAVLLVYFGGGSFWDVFPLGEFRSEDFEYFTFWEQVKDQLHHTILPVISYMVAAFATLTVLMKNSLLENLSQDYVRTAFAKGLSERRVVFFHTVRNSLIPLATGIGGLLGVWLAGSYLIERVFNINGIGMLSYMAVIQRDYPIVMGFLVVGTVIRLLGNLVSDMAYAAIDPRIRFK, via the coding sequence ATGACCCAATACATCCTTAGACGTCTTCTGCTGATGATTCCTACCTTTCTGGGAATCACCATCCTGGTATTTACGATTCTCCAGTTGGTCCCAGGAGGTCCGCTTGAGCAGGAGCTTCTGAAAGCCCAGGCATCCCTTATGGCGGGAGGCGAGGGTGGCGCTGGTGGCAGTACGTCACAATCTGGATCCATTGAGTTACCCGAAGAATCTGTGGCTCGCCTAAAGGCCTTCTATGGGTTGGACAGACCCGGACCTATCAGGTACCTGGTCTGGCTAGGGGTCTGGCCTAAAGAAATCAATCAATATCATGTGAAATTCGCTGGTGATAATACAGATGAAAGCCACCGTCTTTCCAGCAAGAACTATCTGCAAGTTAAGCTGGAGAATGGCATACCAACCGTTCAGGCTCGTGAGGGTAAAACGGAAAAATGGAAAGCCGAGGTTACCCTCACCGATGAAAATTCTGGTGAGATAACCGTCAAAATCTACCAGACAGCCTTTCAGGGAATTTTGACTGGAAATCTTGGGACATCCTATAATTATGCAGAACCTGTGTGGCAACTCATTAAAGACAGGCTTCACGTATCTGCATATTTCGGACTCATCAGCTTCTTTCTTTCTTACATGGTCTGCATTCCTCTGGGCATCAGTAAAGCTCTAAAACATGGTTCAAAATATGATGCCATAACCAGTGTCATCGTTTTTGTCGGATACTCCACACCTGGTTTTATTCTGGGAGCCGTGCTTTTGGTATATTTCGGAGGTGGCAGTTTTTGGGATGTTTTTCCCCTAGGTGAATTCCGTTCTGAAGATTTCGAGTATTTCACTTTCTGGGAGCAGGTTAAAGATCAGCTGCATCACACGATTTTGCCTGTGATATCCTATATGGTTGCAGCTTTTGCCACACTCACGGTATTGATGAAAAACTCGTTGTTAGAAAATTTAAGTCAGGATTATGTGCGAACTGCCTTTGCCAAAGGATTATCAGAGCGTCGCGTGGTCTTCTTTCATACGGTTAGAAATTCACTTATTCCGCTGGCGACAGGCATCGGTGGATTGCTGGGTGTCTGGTTAGCAGGCTCCTACCTCATCGAAAGAGTATTCAACATTAATGGTATTGGCATGTTGAGTTATATGGCGGTTATTCAAAGAGACTATCCCATTGTTATGGGGTTTCTTGTTGTTGGAACCGTAATCAGGTTGCTGGGAAATCTGGTATCGGATATGGCATATGCCGCTATTGACCCTCGCATTCGATTTAAATAA
- a CDS encoding NAD(P)H-binding protein, with amino-acid sequence MKNLVFGTGPLAWWVMQILLEKGDTVALASRSGKINKTLPDKVEIHACDATQPDEVAKVCKDMDAVYFCAMPPYTNWPDLFPPLAVGFLKGVARTKAKVIFGDNLYLYGPTQGTRISEIVAHDATGHKGRTREFVARQFMAAHEREDNLITIGRASDFYGPETLNAVFGEMFFKPALTGKTANLLGDIDLPHTFSYIKDFAKGLVTLGNNDSAFGEVWHTPCAPTVSTRDMLKLIEAELESKIKVRLAGNAMISILGLFSPMINETKEMMYTWEEAYIVDHSKFEAAFGSEVTPHEVAIKETVAWFKDYLKVKK; translated from the coding sequence ATGAAAAATTTGGTGTTCGGAACTGGACCATTGGCCTGGTGGGTCATGCAAATCTTGCTGGAAAAGGGTGACACAGTTGCCCTGGCCAGTCGCAGCGGCAAAATTAATAAAACCTTACCAGACAAAGTTGAAATTCATGCCTGTGATGCCACTCAGCCTGATGAGGTAGCCAAGGTCTGCAAGGATATGGATGCTGTCTATTTTTGTGCCATGCCTCCGTATACCAATTGGCCTGACCTTTTTCCACCTCTGGCCGTTGGCTTTCTTAAAGGAGTTGCCAGAACCAAGGCAAAGGTAATTTTTGGTGATAATCTTTATTTATACGGGCCTACCCAGGGAACCCGAATCAGCGAGATAGTGGCCCATGATGCAACCGGCCACAAAGGTCGCACCCGGGAATTTGTAGCTCGCCAGTTTATGGCTGCCCACGAGCGGGAGGATAATCTGATTACCATTGGACGAGCATCTGATTTTTATGGTCCCGAGACTCTGAATGCTGTTTTTGGGGAAATGTTTTTTAAACCAGCTCTGACGGGCAAAACCGCCAATCTCCTCGGTGATATTGATCTGCCCCACACCTTTAGCTATATCAAGGATTTTGCAAAAGGACTGGTCACCCTGGGCAACAATGACTCAGCCTTCGGAGAAGTCTGGCACACACCCTGTGCACCAACCGTTTCAACTCGGGATATGCTCAAACTCATAGAAGCCGAGCTGGAGAGTAAAATCAAAGTGCGTTTAGCTGGCAATGCCATGATCTCCATTCTTGGGCTTTTCAGTCCCATGATCAATGAAACCAAGGAAATGATGTATACCTGGGAAGAGGCCTATATCGTGGATCATTCAAAATTTGAAGCTGCCTTTGGATCTGAGGTCACCCCTCATGAGGTGGCCATCAAGGAAACGGTTGCCTGGTTCAAAGACTATCTGAAGGTCAAAAAGTGA
- a CDS encoding FixH family protein — translation MTEQGKSGGLWMWGLTATIVVFIAFFVGFAIWTFQDDVELVYDNYYDKDVVFEQQIKRVGRTQALSVKPLLKYNQTTQVLDLKFPLALGHTPTEGEVLLFRPADLHKDRLFPLELVGDSLQTIELKDMDSGLWRIKLNWTSGGQEYYLEQSLMVN, via the coding sequence ATGACTGAGCAAGGGAAATCTGGTGGTCTGTGGATGTGGGGTCTCACCGCCACAATTGTGGTCTTTATTGCCTTCTTTGTGGGCTTTGCCATCTGGACTTTCCAGGATGATGTTGAGTTGGTTTATGACAACTATTATGACAAAGACGTGGTTTTTGAACAGCAGATTAAGCGGGTGGGCAGAACCCAGGCCTTGTCCGTTAAGCCTTTGCTAAAGTACAATCAGACCACTCAGGTTCTGGACTTGAAATTTCCACTGGCTCTGGGGCACACGCCCACTGAGGGAGAGGTGCTTCTTTTTCGTCCAGCTGATCTTCACAAGGATCGATTGTTTCCACTGGAATTGGTGGGCGATAGTCTTCAGACTATTGAGCTCAAGGATATGGATTCGGGATTATGGCGAATAAAGCTGAATTGGACCAGCGGAGGGCAAGAATATTATCTTGAACAATCTCTCATGGTGAACTGA
- a CDS encoding amino acid permease → MLIFVPTFGFNNITTNGVALGPAAVPSWIIVCVFYFLPLTAIIAELASVNKNKRGGIYSWIASSLGHRWAFFGTWSYFISNLFYLQFVFARIPVMASWALYGENRFTDANVSLLPYFSILLCLMLTWIASRGVKTFSKLSNLGGKLTFAVTGGFIIFAFIAYFKGTPSATEFSMESMMPDFSTSYFATFSWLLLAVAGAEVAGTYIDKIENPLRNFPRGVIMATMLVGVAYILGSLAVSLVASPEVLTEAGLKDAIFVVHKLLAESLGINGELVVRLLALIFLLTSVAAYVVWIESPLRAMFSEVPQGTFPEILTRKDEDGGLTHALWIQAGVVIILIAIPLIGLESIDSFFRLITDLTALSLMIPYMILAAAYLVFRMNNDPGPFTMMRSNKLAQSVAAGTLLISIAAFFGAGIDYYVDAETGWLAAKAIMMTYGGPIFLIALGYGLTHFNKPSAS, encoded by the coding sequence ATGTTGATCTTTGTTCCCACCTTTGGATTTAATAATATCACCACCAATGGCGTGGCTCTGGGGCCAGCAGCTGTTCCTTCCTGGATAATAGTCTGTGTTTTCTATTTCTTACCCCTTACAGCCATCATTGCTGAGCTGGCATCGGTAAACAAGAACAAGCGTGGTGGAATCTATAGTTGGATTGCATCCAGCCTGGGGCATCGCTGGGCCTTTTTTGGTACCTGGTCTTATTTTATTTCAAATTTGTTTTATTTGCAATTTGTCTTCGCCCGTATTCCCGTCATGGCCTCCTGGGCTTTATATGGAGAAAACAGGTTTACTGATGCAAATGTGAGCCTGCTGCCCTATTTTTCCATTTTATTGTGTCTCATGCTGACCTGGATCGCCAGTCGGGGAGTCAAAACCTTTTCCAAGTTGAGCAATCTGGGCGGAAAATTGACCTTCGCAGTAACCGGTGGTTTTATTATCTTTGCTTTTATTGCATATTTTAAAGGCACTCCCTCTGCAACAGAGTTTTCCATGGAAAGCATGATGCCAGATTTTTCCACCAGCTACTTTGCCACCTTCTCCTGGCTGTTGTTAGCCGTTGCCGGTGCCGAAGTGGCAGGGACCTATATTGATAAGATTGAAAACCCCCTGCGAAATTTCCCCAGGGGTGTGATTATGGCAACCATGCTGGTGGGTGTGGCCTATATCCTGGGGTCCCTGGCTGTGAGCCTGGTGGCTTCTCCAGAAGTATTGACCGAGGCTGGATTAAAGGACGCGATTTTTGTAGTCCACAAACTACTGGCTGAGAGTTTGGGTATCAATGGAGAGCTGGTTGTGCGTCTCCTCGCTTTGATTTTTCTGCTGACCTCAGTGGCGGCTTATGTTGTCTGGATAGAATCCCCTTTGCGGGCCATGTTTTCAGAAGTGCCGCAAGGAACCTTTCCTGAGATCTTGACCAGAAAAGACGAAGACGGTGGATTGACTCATGCCTTATGGATTCAGGCTGGGGTAGTGATTATTCTCATTGCCATTCCCTTGATCGGACTTGAATCCATCGATTCATTTTTCCGATTGATTACGGATCTGACGGCTTTGAGTCTGATGATTCCCTATATGATTTTAGCAGCAGCTTATCTCGTTTTTAGGATGAATAATGATCCGGGACCCTTTACAATGATGCGGTCCAATAAACTGGCCCAATCTGTGGCTGCGGGAACACTTTTGATAAGTATTGCCGCATTCTTTGGGGCTGGTATTGATTATTATGTCGATGCAGAAACTGGTTGGCTGGCAGCCAAGGCAATTATGATGACCTATGGCGGACCGATTTTCCTCATTGCTCTTGGATATGGACTTACCCATTTTAACAAACCATCCGCCAGCTAG
- a CDS encoding tetratricopeptide repeat protein — translation MGLKRGLILTMLGMFILTACSEDPDILFSKAETEAALGSRQKALSLLMVIQQSHPEYTQAYLFAAQLFFEDNNLTDAVNQCRRGLDAEADSSQILRYIGEIYYLSGSMDNAYQYYRMAVQANPEDVDARISMGYILDKKDLYEQALTHFDKALELDSANYEATVGKAKTLRNSGKTAASIELLEEAVKSEPMLGAAYGALAMAQEKTATEDKDILENYALAVKLSAKDKSIWDAYVDFMMKDQDQKEAVKVLQRYLSHFPQVIEGRHRLAELYIDLARSESLSWLDAARQQCDQALITDQNDHYSHALLAKIYLLQEKPRLAILEAQLAFEINPNTEYRELVDQAKFFSN, via the coding sequence ATGGGGCTGAAACGCGGGCTCATTCTTACAATGCTTGGGATGTTTATTCTAACTGCATGCAGTGAAGATCCAGATATACTCTTCTCAAAAGCCGAAACCGAAGCAGCCCTGGGTTCACGTCAAAAGGCTTTGAGCCTGCTTATGGTCATTCAACAAAGCCATCCCGAGTATACACAAGCATATTTATTCGCAGCACAGCTCTTTTTTGAGGATAACAATCTTACAGATGCAGTCAATCAGTGCAGGCGCGGCTTGGACGCAGAGGCAGACTCATCTCAAATATTAAGATATATCGGAGAGATATATTATTTGAGCGGGAGTATGGATAATGCCTACCAATATTATCGCATGGCTGTTCAGGCTAATCCAGAGGATGTTGATGCCCGGATCAGCATGGGATATATACTTGATAAAAAAGATTTATATGAGCAGGCCCTGACTCATTTTGACAAAGCCCTTGAGCTGGATTCAGCCAATTATGAAGCGACAGTTGGTAAGGCTAAGACACTGAGGAATTCAGGCAAGACGGCTGCCTCGATTGAATTGCTGGAAGAGGCGGTGAAAAGTGAACCCATGCTGGGTGCCGCTTATGGTGCTCTGGCCATGGCTCAGGAAAAAACTGCCACGGAAGATAAAGACATTCTGGAAAATTATGCCTTGGCTGTGAAGTTGTCCGCCAAAGACAAATCCATTTGGGATGCCTATGTCGATTTTATGATGAAGGATCAGGACCAGAAAGAGGCCGTCAAAGTACTGCAAAGATATCTCTCTCATTTCCCCCAGGTCATTGAAGGCAGACATCGTCTGGCTGAGTTATATATTGATCTGGCCAGATCTGAAAGTCTTTCCTGGTTGGATGCTGCAAGACAACAATGTGATCAAGCCTTAATCACCGACCAGAATGATCATTACAGCCATGCCTTACTGGCCAAAATTTATCTGCTTCAGGAAAAACCAAGGCTTGCAATCCTTGAGGCACAATTAGCATTTGAAATCAATCCAAATACTGAATATCGGGAATTGGTGGATCAGGCCAAGTTTTTCTCGAACTGA
- a CDS encoding ATP-binding cassette domain-containing protein, with protein MSDRPILKVRDVKVKFPLFGGVFQHKVAEVKAVDGVSFDVFPGETIGVVGESGCGKSTLGKALINVLKLTAPDVEVTGEVLLDQDGKYTNLLTLSKREMKAYRPAIQMIFQDPFSSLNPRMLVGDIIQEPLDLHTKLSSVEKKEKVAWLLEKVGLSAEQATRYPHEFSGGQRQRIGIARALATNPKIIISDEPVSALDVSIQAQVINLMMDLRQEFNLTNIFIAHDLSVVEHISDKILVMYLGNVVEYGNAEDVYYHPRHPYSQALLSAVPKPDPANRNKTRIILKGDVPSPLAKPSGCGFRTRCPIAQPSCAESQPEFKEQAKDHFVACPLVE; from the coding sequence ATGAGCGATAGACCCATCCTGAAAGTACGCGATGTAAAAGTAAAATTCCCCCTTTTTGGCGGTGTATTTCAGCATAAGGTCGCCGAGGTAAAAGCGGTTGATGGTGTGTCATTTGACGTTTTCCCCGGTGAAACAATCGGAGTCGTCGGAGAATCCGGATGTGGCAAGTCAACACTTGGAAAAGCCTTGATTAATGTATTGAAGCTTACGGCTCCTGATGTAGAGGTGACGGGAGAGGTTTTGCTGGATCAGGATGGAAAGTATACCAACCTGCTCACATTATCCAAAAGAGAAATGAAGGCCTATCGTCCCGCTATTCAAATGATTTTTCAGGACCCCTTCTCCTCTTTGAATCCACGTATGCTGGTTGGGGATATTATCCAGGAACCCCTGGACTTACACACAAAGCTCTCCAGTGTAGAAAAGAAAGAAAAAGTCGCCTGGCTTCTGGAAAAAGTCGGCCTCTCTGCTGAGCAGGCTACACGCTATCCCCACGAGTTTTCCGGTGGTCAACGCCAGCGAATCGGGATCGCCCGAGCCCTGGCGACCAATCCCAAAATTATTATTTCTGATGAACCCGTTTCAGCTCTCGATGTTTCCATACAGGCCCAGGTTATCAATCTGATGATGGATCTTCGTCAAGAATTCAATCTGACCAATATTTTTATCGCCCACGATTTATCCGTTGTTGAGCATATATCAGATAAAATCTTGGTCATGTATTTAGGAAATGTTGTGGAGTATGGAAATGCTGAGGATGTCTATTATCATCCCAGACACCCCTATAGTCAGGCACTTCTGTCGGCTGTTCCCAAACCAGACCCGGCCAATAGAAATAAGACCAGAATCATTCTAAAGGGAGATGTACCCTCCCCACTTGCAAAACCATCTGGTTGTGGGTTCCGAACTCGCTGTCCCATTGCTCAACCCTCATGTGCTGAATCCCAACCAGAGTTTAAGGAACAGGCCAAAGATCATTTTGTCGCCTGTCCACTGGTGGAGTAA
- a CDS encoding ABC transporter permease subunit, with the protein MIFKRTKKDTLSHSILQKRIKKFKSMKRGYYSFLILVTLYLFSFLNPLFINNKALVVRYEGDFYFPLLKYYSAETFNQDSYGETQYRILNERFADEDGNWAIMPLYPYHPNESLLAEIDGKPPHPPSQNHWLGTDNRGRDVFARLLYGFNISISFALIVVFFAYIVGISIGAVLGYFGGKIDIFGQRFIEIFAAIPFLYTMIIVSSLLQPNFFLLVLVMTSFGWIGMTYYVRGEFYREKAKDYVSAAVSMGASNFRTMFKHILPNALTPIITFSPFAVIGYISSLVALDFLGFGLAPPTPSWGELVNQGVSDIRYWWLIVSPMGASFFTLLLITFIGEGVREAFDPKVYSRLR; encoded by the coding sequence ATGATCTTTAAGAGAACCAAAAAAGATACGCTTTCCCATTCCATTCTGCAAAAGCGGATCAAAAAATTCAAGTCCATGAAGCGGGGCTACTACTCCTTCCTCATCCTGGTAACGTTATATCTGTTTTCTTTTCTCAATCCTCTTTTCATCAACAACAAAGCACTCGTTGTTCGTTATGAAGGCGATTTCTATTTCCCCTTATTGAAATATTATTCGGCAGAAACATTCAATCAGGACTCTTACGGTGAGACTCAGTACAGAATACTAAACGAACGCTTTGCCGACGAAGATGGCAATTGGGCAATCATGCCATTATATCCCTATCATCCAAATGAATCCCTGCTGGCCGAAATTGATGGGAAGCCACCACACCCCCCATCCCAGAACCACTGGTTGGGTACGGATAATCGAGGACGGGATGTTTTTGCGCGACTGCTTTATGGTTTTAATATCTCCATCTCATTTGCGCTTATCGTGGTATTTTTCGCCTATATCGTTGGCATCAGCATAGGTGCGGTGCTTGGTTATTTTGGGGGAAAGATAGATATCTTTGGACAGCGCTTTATTGAAATCTTTGCTGCTATTCCATTTCTTTATACGATGATTATCGTGAGTTCATTACTCCAACCCAATTTTTTCCTTTTGGTTCTGGTTATGACCAGCTTTGGCTGGATCGGTATGACCTATTATGTAAGAGGAGAGTTTTATCGGGAAAAGGCAAAGGATTATGTTTCTGCAGCCGTTTCCATGGGCGCTTCAAATTTCCGAACAATGTTTAAACATATCCTGCCCAACGCTTTAACACCCATAATCACCTTTTCACCCTTTGCCGTTATTGGGTATATCAGTTCTCTCGTGGCTCTGGATTTTCTGGGTTTTGGATTGGCACCGCCAACACCAAGCTGGGGTGAATTGGTAAATCAAGGTGTTTCAGATATTCGGTACTGGTGGCTGATCGTTTCTCCCATGGGAGCCAGCTTCTTTACCCTGCTTCTGATTACTTTTATTGGCGAAGGCGTTCGTGAAGCCTTTGATCCAAAAGTGTATTCAAGACTAAGATGA
- a CDS encoding saccharopine dehydrogenase NADP-binding domain-containing protein, whose protein sequence is MRKKVVVLGAGMVGRAMAIDLSNQHDVTSVDRDENALALLGSHPNLSTTSADLADAASVTKVIADADIVVGAVPGFMGFKTLQTVIEAGKNIVDISFFPEDPFELDALAKSKGVIAVMDAGVAPGMSNLILGSYQARMEVTDFTCYVGGLPRERTWPYEYKAPFSPIDVIEEYTRPSRTVENGKIVQKEALSEPELINFPDVGTLEAFNTDGLRSLIFTMKIPNMKEKTLRYPGHIELMRVLRETGFFGEQEVKVGNQSIRPIDLTTALLFPKWKLGEEEEEFTIMNVLIGGLDAGKKFNHKYVLLDRYDPVTKTSSMARTTGYTCTAVTSLVLDGQYKREGVSPPEFVGEVPGCLETVFKYLQQRGIHYIKSSLEE, encoded by the coding sequence ATGCGCAAAAAAGTTGTCGTATTGGGTGCAGGTATGGTTGGAAGAGCTATGGCCATCGATTTGAGCAATCAACACGATGTCACTTCAGTTGACAGAGATGAAAACGCTCTGGCGCTCCTTGGTAGCCATCCAAATCTGAGCACCACTTCAGCGGATCTGGCGGATGCAGCAAGCGTCACAAAGGTAATTGCTGATGCAGATATTGTTGTTGGGGCGGTTCCCGGGTTTATGGGCTTTAAGACACTGCAAACCGTTATTGAGGCCGGAAAAAACATTGTGGATATTTCCTTTTTCCCCGAGGATCCTTTCGAGCTGGATGCACTGGCAAAATCCAAGGGGGTGATTGCTGTCATGGATGCCGGGGTTGCTCCTGGAATGAGCAATCTCATTTTAGGTTCCTATCAGGCCAGAATGGAGGTCACAGACTTCACCTGCTATGTGGGTGGCCTACCCAGAGAGCGGACCTGGCCTTATGAATACAAGGCTCCCTTTTCACCCATTGATGTCATTGAAGAATACACCCGCCCTTCCCGCACTGTTGAAAATGGCAAGATCGTCCAGAAGGAGGCACTTTCGGAGCCCGAGCTCATTAATTTTCCTGATGTGGGAACCCTGGAGGCTTTCAATACAGATGGCTTGAGAAGCCTGATTTTTACCATGAAAATCCCCAACATGAAAGAAAAAACCTTACGCTATCCCGGGCACATAGAACTCATGCGCGTCCTCCGCGAAACCGGCTTTTTTGGAGAGCAGGAAGTTAAAGTTGGCAATCAGAGTATCCGTCCCATCGACCTGACAACGGCTTTGCTTTTTCCAAAATGGAAGTTGGGTGAAGAGGAAGAAGAATTTACCATCATGAATGTTTTGATTGGGGGTTTGGATGCTGGCAAGAAATTCAATCACAAATATGTATTGCTGGATCGCTATGATCCTGTCACCAAAACATCATCAATGGCCAGAACCACAGGATACACCTGTACTGCGGTCACATCCCTGGTTTTGGATGGTCAGTATAAGCGAGAAGGCGTCAGTCCACCTGAGTTTGTAGGTGAAGTCCCAGGCTGTCTTGAGACAGTTTTCAAATATCTCCAACAAAGGGGCATTCATTATATAAAAAGTTCACTGGAGGAGTAA
- a CDS encoding DUF1801 domain-containing protein → MQSQATTIEAYISGLPEDRVAQIVQVRKVILDNLPEGYEETMNWGMITYQVPTSVYPDTYNKQPLLYAALASQKNHMAVYLSGIYMFDDRAKSFHEAYRETGKRMDMGKSCVRFKKLDDLPLELIGKTIASLPMADFVASVKKVHSPRKNRAK, encoded by the coding sequence ATGCAATCACAAGCTACAACCATAGAAGCGTATATAAGCGGCTTGCCAGAAGACAGGGTAGCACAAATAGTTCAAGTTAGGAAGGTCATCCTTGACAACCTGCCTGAGGGTTATGAGGAAACCATGAATTGGGGCATGATCACCTATCAGGTGCCAACAAGTGTTTATCCAGACACCTACAACAAACAGCCTCTTTTATACGCGGCACTTGCTTCACAAAAAAACCACATGGCCGTATATTTATCCGGTATTTACATGTTTGACGATAGAGCTAAAAGCTTTCACGAGGCTTACAGGGAAACTGGAAAACGAATGGATATGGGGAAGTCTTGTGTCCGTTTTAAAAAACTGGATGATCTGCCACTGGAGCTCATTGGCAAAACAATTGCCTCCCTACCCATGGCAGATTTTGTAGCATCTGTGAAGAAAGTTCATTCGCCCAGGAAAAACCGGGCAAAGTAG
- a CDS encoding ABC transporter ATP-binding protein, with amino-acid sequence MNDKLIQIKNLKTYFHTEAGIAKAVDGVSFDIYKGEVLGIVGESGSGKSVSSLSINRLIPTPPGEIVGGEILYNDINLLDLSYEEMREYRGKDIAMIFQEPMTSLNPVFKIDVQMNEVLMKHEKLSWDEANLRSIEMLESVGMPDPVKRLKDYPHQLSGGMRQRIMIAMALLCEPALLIADEPTTALDVTIQAQILDLMVTLKKKRADAAVLLITHDLAVIAETCERVIVMYGGKIQEIASVEELFANPFHPYTKGLMTSIPHPEESSKKKGRLLAIKGMVPPIMAMPEGCKFCTRCDDVMEKCHTVEPELIETEPGHAVRCHLYENETEAL; translated from the coding sequence ATGAATGATAAACTGATTCAGATAAAAAACTTAAAAACCTATTTCCACACAGAAGCTGGAATAGCCAAAGCCGTAGATGGGGTGTCTTTTGATATCTATAAAGGTGAGGTCTTAGGCATCGTTGGCGAGTCTGGATCAGGAAAATCGGTCTCCTCTCTTTCCATCAATCGATTAATCCCCACACCCCCGGGAGAAATCGTAGGTGGGGAAATCCTGTACAACGACATCAATCTGCTTGATCTCAGTTATGAGGAAATGCGGGAGTATCGTGGTAAGGATATTGCCATGATTTTTCAAGAACCCATGACCTCCCTGAATCCCGTTTTCAAGATTGATGTACAGATGAACGAAGTCCTGATGAAACATGAAAAATTGTCCTGGGATGAAGCGAATCTGCGCAGTATAGAAATGTTGGAATCTGTGGGGATGCCAGATCCAGTAAAGCGGTTGAAGGATTATCCTCACCAACTTTCAGGCGGGATGCGGCAACGCATCATGATTGCCATGGCCTTGCTGTGTGAACCGGCATTGCTCATTGCTGATGAGCCAACCACGGCACTGGATGTAACGATTCAAGCTCAAATATTGGATCTCATGGTGACTTTAAAGAAAAAGCGGGCGGATGCCGCCGTACTTTTAATTACCCATGATTTGGCTGTTATCGCAGAAACCTGTGAGCGGGTTATTGTGATGTATGGTGGCAAGATCCAGGAAATAGCCAGTGTGGAAGAACTGTTTGCCAATCCGTTTCATCCCTATACCAAGGGGCTCATGACTTCGATTCCTCACCCGGAGGAATCGTCGAAAAAAAAGGGACGGTTATTAGCGATCAAGGGTATGGTACCCCCTATTATGGCCATGCCTGAGGGCTGTAAATTCTGTACACGTTGTGATGACGTTATGGAAAAATGTCACACAGTAGAACCAGAACTGATTGAAACTGAACCAGGGCATGCAGTCAGATGCCATTTGTATGAAAATGAGACCGAAGCGTTATGA